In one Desulfoferula mesophila genomic region, the following are encoded:
- a CDS encoding sterol desaturase family protein yields MSPSEFVIWRMSIFMGGLVFFLLLELAVAYRRPSVSKTKRWFVNLGITVFNSLAMRIIFAGAVLTVSAYVTRNHLGLLNLTPLPYWAKVVVTVVFLDLLLWVWHLLNHVVPLFWRFHRVHHTDLNMDVSSATRFHLGELFISESIKLGLVFFVGADFLGVLVFESSLVLAAQFQHSSLKAPAWFERIWWWLFVPPSMHRIHHSVKINERNTNYGTILSVWDRLLGTLLHDVNQERIKIGVGGHFDEKKLGLGHLLVMPFAHYVR; encoded by the coding sequence TTGTCGCCCAGCGAGTTCGTCATCTGGCGCATGAGCATCTTCATGGGCGGCTTGGTGTTTTTTCTGCTCCTGGAGTTGGCCGTGGCCTACCGCCGGCCGTCGGTGAGCAAGACCAAGCGCTGGTTCGTCAACCTGGGCATCACCGTGTTCAACAGCCTGGCAATGCGTATTATCTTTGCCGGGGCGGTCCTGACGGTCAGCGCCTATGTCACCCGCAACCACCTCGGCCTGCTCAACCTCACCCCCTTGCCCTATTGGGCCAAGGTGGTGGTCACCGTGGTTTTCCTGGACCTGTTGCTATGGGTCTGGCACCTGCTCAACCACGTGGTGCCCCTGTTTTGGCGTTTCCACCGGGTGCACCATACGGACCTGAACATGGACGTTTCCTCGGCCACCCGCTTTCATTTGGGCGAGTTGTTCATCAGCGAGTCCATCAAGCTGGGCCTGGTGTTTTTTGTGGGGGCCGATTTCCTGGGGGTGCTCGTCTTCGAGTCCAGCCTGGTGCTGGCCGCCCAGTTTCAGCATAGCAGCCTCAAGGCCCCGGCCTGGTTCGAGCGGATATGGTGGTGGCTTTTCGTGCCCCCCTCCATGCACCGCATCCACCACTCGGTAAAGATAAACGAGCGCAACACCAACTACGGCACCATCCTGAGCGTCTGGGACCGCCTTCTGGGCACTCTCCTGCACGACGTGAATCAGGAGCGCATCAAGATAGGGGTGGGCGGCCACTTCGACGAAAAGAAGCTGGGCCTGGGCCACTTGTTGGTCATGCCCTTCGCCCATTACGTGCGCTAG
- a CDS encoding iron-sulfur cluster assembly scaffold protein — MSEHYEDDSLGRTSDQFLTHALTPANLGALPHPDGYANPSGTCGDSIELYLRVQDEVITDARFLTDGCLHTVACGSAMTSLIKGRQVSQALQVGADEVEAELGGLEKPHRHCAVLAAVTLKAALRDYYKKKQAPWKAVYGNR; from the coding sequence TTGAGCGAGCATTACGAGGACGATAGCCTGGGGCGCACCAGCGACCAGTTTTTGACCCATGCCTTGACCCCGGCCAATTTGGGGGCATTGCCTCATCCGGACGGCTACGCCAATCCCTCGGGAACCTGCGGTGACAGCATCGAGTTATATCTGCGGGTGCAGGACGAGGTGATCACCGACGCCCGTTTCCTCACTGATGGATGTTTGCACACCGTGGCCTGCGGCAGCGCCATGACCAGCCTTATCAAGGGCCGTCAGGTCAGCCAGGCCCTGCAGGTGGGGGCCGACGAGGTGGAGGCGGAGCTGGGCGGCCTGGAAAAGCCCCATCGCCACTGTGCGGTCTTGGCCGCGGTGACCCTCAAGGCGGCCCTGCGCGATTATTACAAGAAAAAGCAGGCTCCTTGGAAAGCCGTATACGGCAACCGCTGA
- a CDS encoding CerR family C-terminal domain-containing protein produces MSQTQTRQADPTRERLLNEAERLFAGKGYDAVSLREITTAAGTHLAAVNYHFGSKENLYLEVFRQRWAQRTRQIQAPLRELAQRDSFTPEELVRTMAKAFLAGPLTDRERMLHSQLIAREMGQQSKAFKLISEEAMAPFMELGIGMWRRCLPQEIEIDRIKLIMLSIFAQVLYFNFARPVVSMATGRKYDPEFVELIVDHITRFALCGLNGNQIQ; encoded by the coding sequence ATGAGCCAAACTCAAACCAGGCAGGCCGACCCCACCCGCGAGCGGCTGTTGAACGAGGCGGAGCGGCTGTTTGCCGGCAAGGGCTACGATGCCGTAAGCCTCAGGGAGATCACCACCGCGGCCGGCACCCATCTGGCGGCGGTGAACTACCATTTCGGCAGCAAGGAAAACCTGTACCTGGAGGTTTTTCGCCAGCGCTGGGCCCAGCGGACCCGCCAAATCCAGGCACCCTTGCGGGAATTGGCCCAGCGCGATAGCTTCACTCCCGAGGAGTTGGTGCGCACCATGGCCAAGGCCTTTTTGGCCGGTCCGCTGACCGACCGCGAGCGCATGCTCCACTCCCAACTCATCGCCCGGGAGATGGGCCAGCAATCCAAGGCCTTCAAGCTCATATCCGAGGAGGCCATGGCGCCCTTCATGGAGCTGGGCATCGGCATGTGGCGGCGCTGCCTGCCCCAGGAGATTGAAATCGACCGCATCAAGTTGATCATGCTTTCCATTTTCGCCCAGGTGCTCTATTTCAATTTCGCCCGCCCGGTGGTAAGCATGGCCACCGGTCGCAAGTACGACCCGGAGTTCGTGGAACTTATCGTGGATCACATTACCCGCTTCGCCTTGTGCGGGCTCAACGGGAACCAAATCCAATGA